TGCACGATAAAGGAAATTGATCATCAAATTTATATAAATGTCACAAGTCACAACTCACCTTgcagtactttttttttttttttggtacatcggaaattCACCTTGCAGTACTCTAACGAAGGAAATAATTTTAGTTCCTAGAACCAGATAATCTGAAGATGGCTGTGGCAGGAAGACTTCTACCCTTTGCGACAATTGTcttcataattttattattaggtAATTtcattttccaattttttttcttaaacagGTCATATTCCATTGTTTAAATCTCTCTTTTGCTTTGTCGTGATCTTTCTTTATATATGTATCTCTTCACTAGTGATGAAAtacaaaatcaaaagaaaacataTATGAAGCTACAATTTATAAttattacgttatttgtgtggaACTACTACACTTTTATTTTCATCTACAGGTTACAAGACAACAATGGGAGAGCCAACTGGAATTGATATTGTTCCATGGGCTAGTAACAAAGTTGCAAAGCTTCAATGCTGTAGTTTCAACTATATAGGAAGGTGCAAGCCCAACTCTCCAGATGAACTCACTTGCAGAAAATTATGCAGACAAAGCTCTTGCGGAGACAAAGATCATGGCGGTAACTGTTTACTTCTGGATGACTCGCATGCTTATGCTTGTAATTGTCCTTGTCCCCAGAAACcaaatacaaataattaatgcaaaaaaaaaacattgatttGAAGGTAGTCATTCGATCGCATGCACAAGGTACCCTTTTGATCACTATTAGTAGTGGCTGGATGCTGGTAGTATTGTTACTCTTTTTCTCTATGTTATgttattaatcttttgtaatTTCGGGTTGAAGCACTCCTTGTATTTATTAAAGTATTGAGTTTGACTTGTATTGTAGCTCATCAGGATGTGAGCGTAACTCGAGCGTTTTTAAGCCAGTAAGTGAAATTAGAGAACATAATTGGACTTGGGTCATTTCTCTTCCCTTGAGGAATCACTCAAGTGATGCATGGTGAGTCAAAGAACAAATTGAACAAAAAATGGATAATGTCTTAACAGACAATGCATTAATTAGCTAACAATGTACGAGCTGCAGACAATGCAAGTTTAGTCTTAGACTTAGGTTCCTCTTACCTTAATCCAGTTTTATATATCATATGATCTTTTGTTATTAGCAAGCAACTTTCTTAAGTTATCATGCTCTTGAGAGAAAGAAACTAATCCGTAAATTAGACCattaactatttatttaagTTGAGTTACCTCTTGTGAAGATTCACTCATCTTtaagtttttcattttcttcaacaAGCAACAGTATCCACATAAATTTGACAATTGTGCTCCCTGTCACTGTTGGAGCTCGTTCATATTATCGTCCATAATATCCACATAAATTTCACAAATTCATAGAATCATAGTagtaggatatctaatccataTTTGGACAAAATTTCCACACTTGAGGCCGCTAATGTTATTTAATATTATCTTTTTCCATATCTTATGTCCTAGCACTATGTGGGCTAGAATAATTGTCTATAAGACTATAATGCTAGCCATCAAGAAATTGTGAAGTTTGTTTGTTAAACTCTTACACTACTAGTTTCAATCCTACCTTAGAGAGAAGGGAAATGGGAACCAATGCTACAAGTGAAGTGGCTAACTTTCACTATATGCTGAGTGAACGAAAAGCCTTTGATGAAACAAAAGCTGGTGTGAAAGGGCTTGTTGATGCAGGGGTCAAGAAAATCCCTACCTTATTCCATCGTCAACCTGACAAATTTGAGAAGGCCTCAAATTTAGGCAACCATGTTATTCCAGTCATAGACCTTGCAAGTATTGATAAAGATCCAACTTTGCGCCAAGAAATTGTTCACAAGCTCAGGGAAGCATCTGAAACATGGGGTTTCTTTCAGGTTGTGAATCATGGGATCCCTCTTAGTGTTCTTGAGGAGataaaaaatggggtgaaaAGGTTTTTTGAGCAGGATTCTGAAGTCACCAAAGGATTTTATACACGGGACAAAGTTAAATCCTTTACTTACAATAGCAACTTTGATATTTATAGCTCACCAGCACTCAATTGGAGGGATACTTTTACGTGTTACATGGCTCCTGATGCCCCCAAACCAGAAGATTTGCCTGTAGTGTGCaggtatgtatgtatgtatgtgtaCCAATATTTATAGGATAAAAATCTAAATTCAGTCAACTTGTTCAGCACAACTAGCCACAAATTTTGGGTTTAACGTAACTCTCACCTTACTATAGGTCGAGGGTTCGAATACCTCTGAGTTCACTAAGATCTTGATAAGTAGACAATTTTCATCGGGGGAGAGGACGCTCTTACTAAGGAGTGAATCTCTACTGCCCTCTTCAGCATGTTACCGGTGCCCTACCCGGTACTGTGCATTCTCTTCGTTCTACTTGTAAAAGAAGTCTTAATTCAGCTTGATATAAGTAAAAAACCAGtgaaacaaatgaaaataattaagGGATGAAGTCTCCAAGCCTACTTATACAAATTAAAAAGCTATGAAATTAATTTCCTCCTCAATTTTATCTTCTGATTGACAAGCTATGAAATATTCCTGCAGAGATATACTACTGGAATATGGAAAACACGTGATGAATCTAGCaactttactttttgagttGTTATCAGAAGCTTTGGGTCTGAATCCAAGCCATTTGAAAGATATGGGTTGTGCAGAGGGGCTTGTTGCTCTTGGCCACTATTATCCTGCTTGTCCTGAACCACAATTGACAGTGGGAACCACTAAGCATTCTGATGCTGACTTTCTCACAGTGCTTCTCCAAGACCATATTGGTGGCCTCCAAGTTCTTCATCAGAATGAATGGGTTAATGTGACCCCTGAATCTGGGGCTCTGGTAGTTAATGTTGGTGATTTTCTACAGGCAAGTTTTCTATTAATCTtaattatatgtatattttagtttttaattcatCTGACTCAATTCCAACCATGTGATGCATGGGGCCAATTTCACTCTCACATAATGAGATAAGACttgattgtttttatttttgttgtttgaaGATCATTAACTAATTGATAAAGCCATCTAGCTAACTATTTGCTTACTTTGAATTATAGATTATAACAAATGACAGATTCAAGAGTGTTGAACATCGAGTACTCGCGAACCATGTTGGTCCAAGAATATCTGTTGCATGCTTTTTCTCCACAGGTCATAGATCTTCCTCAAAGCTCTATGGACCTATAAAGGAACTATTATCAAAGGATAACCCTCCAAAATACCGGGGAATCACAGTTGCTGACTATTCAGCCTACTTTGAGGAAAAAGGAATGGATGGTACTACTGCTCTTACACACTACATGCTTTGATGGATCACCATCCTCTTCAGTATTACAAGATTTGATGGATCATATGATCCTTTGCAGTTTGGTTTCCAGCTGCAGAGGTTATCAGCCATAGATTATATTTTAGAATGCAATAAAATGTAAGTAAAAATACAATGGAGGGTGAGAGATGAAACTGCACTCTTGCACTTATTTTCCCAACTCTAGGAGATCCAAATCCATGCTTGATATAGGCCATGTAGAAGAAAAAGTATTAAATAATTGAATAAACTTATAAGTTGTTGGAGGTCTAGTAACTTATCAAAGCTACATGTTTGTCTCACTGAACTAAAAAATTGAGGCATGTCTATatttcattcaattttttttttataagccatgaaaaatatattgaatagaagtacaaggggtacttcaacccaatacaagtagaaagaaaaaaattacagaAGCAAGAAGCAGTAGAGATACAGCAGATTAACCCCCAAACAACTTCTAAACTAAACCCGCTACCCCTAGGAGAAAGATAGAAGAAATTTGACTCGTTAAAACCTTCTTAGGAAAaccccccttgggaaaacctagacaaggaaaaagagtacaaagaTCTAATATCAAATATTAATCTCCAAGGAACCTAAAAATACAAAGTCATATGATCATACAACCAGCCCAAATTACCATAAACCAGTGATAATCAAAAACCCCCACTCTAAATAAACTTGCCAAATACAAAAGCAATCAAGCAAGCCCCTCTGTATGAATAATCTTCGTATGCCACTCAGCTAAGGATATCATGACACAATGCAGCAAAAATCCCAAATGGTAGTATAAAATCAAATAGCTCCACAAAGAATAAAAGAAGTTCCACGCCAAAGTACTGACAGGGATCACCAAGCTATATTTCATTCAATGAGGCGTCGTTATAAACATTCACTTAAATGGAAACATAAATCCTTAGCTTTTTACTatgttttataaaatatttaaccAACTTAGTTTACTACAAGAAAGAAATGTTTGTTTTAGTATAAAAAATTTGTGTTGGCCTCCACAGCTCAGCCCTCACCGTCCATTAACATCGGTTTAGTCTGCGCAGGTAAATTCGACGGCCAAATTAATATTTGTTCACCGCCGATTAGACCAACGTTAATGTCATCACTAGTCAAATTAGCGACGGTGTAGATTGGCTCTAATTAATTTCAAATCGATCTAGCCCATTTATTTGGCCTTGTCTTCTTTCTATCGCACGATGTCTTTTTCTTATCAAGTCTATCTGCTGCAAGTCTGCAACTAATAAAAGAGTAATGCTATAAGAAACTTAAAACAAAGTTTGTTGTTGTCAACCACAAAAAGTTTTTACAAACATAATTTATGATATTCACTCTTTTAATGACAACTAGAGTTACTTATGCACTACTGAAccagtaatattttttttaatcaaataaactcttcaaCCTCATAATATTATAACCTTAACTCTTAAATTTGTATTTCTTTACCACTCCGTTTAAGGGTTTTCTTATTCCAAGCTATTTACAATTAAACTAAACTCTAGCTACAACCTAGAGTTTACTTCATAGCACTTGAGTAAGACATGGCAACTGTCAACATACTGTTCGTGCACCAAATAAGTTCCTAGAAAAAAGATTTGTCACAATGAAAACTATCTAAAGTTTCTCTAACTCAAAAGCCTAGACCTGTCTTTATAAGTTCGGGTCTTGACACCCCTAGTTTAGCTTTAGTATAATCGTAATTGATTAAacaatgagtaatgatatattcacacctcactttttctttcatcttttttccactcatttttttctatctttctcttcatttcatgtcacatcacatatcatatcacttatttttCTCACTTCTCTTCACATTTTAAAGAGGCGGAGGTGAAAATAGATGGGAAACTAAACATTATTCATTAAAATATAACTAGCTTGGAACCCATTTAAGAGGGACCCACTAAATGTAATTATATATGTTGTGAATATATATtacttaatttatattttatatgttaACTTTGATACTTTTCACATTTAACAAtaatacttcctccgttcctatttatctgttcaggaagagaaggttcacacaaattaaggaaaacaattaattgtgttaattttcataaaagtattatttgttttattatatcaccctttagaatgtattttatctttcttcatttattgtttttgtaagggcatttcttggaaaaacatcaattaatgttgtcttgaaactctaagtggacagatatatagtaacaaaaaaatttcttcaaaatggacagttaataaggaacggagagAGTAGTTTTTTGGAATAtgaaatttacatttttttcaaagatcaataagtaattaatatatataggctaaatagcacttttggtcccccacgtttcaaaaatgtgcaatCTTAATCCCCcacgtttaaaaatagcataatggTACCTCAACGTTTAGCTCCGttagcagttttggtccctaAGCTAATTTGCCGTTAGAAACTTAACGTTTTTGTTTGACATGGCATTTTTTTTCTGATGTGGCATTCAGACATAACATGTGAGGATCACGTGAGTCTTATCCTAACCTAATCCATTCCCAATTGCAACTTGGTTCCAAATCGCGACGGTGACGACCAAATCGAGAGGAACGAAGCCCGGCGGTCGTGAAGGAACTGCGATTGCGAGTGTGAGAAGACGGTTTCTGGGTAAGAAGGTCATCGGTGGTGAGAAGGTGGTCCGAAGGCAAAATCGAGAGGAAGGAAATGGCGACCGACAAAAAAGGTGTGTCGAAGAAGACCCCTCGAAGGCCAAAGAAGAAAACTCCGACAAAAGAGACGGTGGTCCCAGAGACGGTGGTCCCAGAGAAGATGGTCCCAGAGAAAACTCCGTTTTCAAAATTGGACTTTTGGCTCAATGGAGATTTGCCCGCAAACTATGTTTCCAGGTATATATTTTATCCTTTTCTCTATCTTGTGAGTCATGGTTGTTGAAGGATTTAAGTGCATTGATGTATATTATTTAAGTAGGTGCCTTTCCTAGTCAGATTCTCTATCCTTTTCTCTGCTTTGTGCTTGCATGTGGTCCACGAGATTCCCTCTTCCACTAAAGTTTACAAAGTTTATTGTATTCTATTGTATTGTCTCTTCTGCAGGCCTACTGCTCCCCATAAGATAACCATGAGTGTGTATCATGGGGGTGAATTGACATTTGACCCAACTATGCCCTATCCAAGTGGGCTTTGCGAAGTCTGGCATCCGTATGATGTGGATCTCATTTCATCCATTGAATTGGGTAAGATTGTAAAATACCTGGGATATGCCAGGTTCAAATGTTTGTGGTATAGGCATGTTCAAAGTAATGGCTCTGTCAGCTTTAGTCCACTTTCCAATGATGAAGAGGTTAGACAATTCATTGAAGATGTTAAAGATATAGCTGAAGTTGATCTATATGTTGAACACATAGTGGAAGAGGCAGATATTGTTCCTCTAATTGCTTACAAGAGTGCTGAAGATACTCCTGATGTGTTGCAAGTTGATTCTGATAGTGATGATGAGGTATTGCAAGACAAAGAAACTGAGGCTGTTCAAGTGAAGGAAGCTGAGTCTCAGGCAGTACAAGACAAGCTTCCTGAGGTTGTTCAAGACTTTGATGCTGAGGTAATTCAAGAGAAGGAGACTGAGACAGTCAAAGAGGCTGAGTTAGTGCAAGACAAGGAGGCTGAGGTAATGAAATTATGAATG
This portion of the Lotus japonicus ecotype B-129 chromosome 3, LjGifu_v1.2 genome encodes:
- the LOC130747349 gene encoding 1-aminocyclopropane-1-carboxylate oxidase homolog 12-like, translating into MGTNATSEVANFHYMLSERKAFDETKAGVKGLVDAGVKKIPTLFHRQPDKFEKASNLGNHVIPVIDLASIDKDPTLRQEIVHKLREASETWGFFQVVNHGIPLSVLEEIKNGVKRFFEQDSEVTKGFYTRDKVKSFTYNSNFDIYSSPALNWRDTFTCYMAPDAPKPEDLPVVCRDILLEYGKHVMNLATLLFELLSEALGLNPSHLKDMGCAEGLVALGHYYPACPEPQLTVGTTKHSDADFLTVLLQDHIGGLQVLHQNEWVNVTPESGALVVNVGDFLQIITNDRFKSVEHRVLANHVGPRISVACFFSTGHRSSSKLYGPIKELLSKDNPPKYRGITVADYSAYFEEKGMDGTTALTHYML